Proteins encoded within one genomic window of Solibaculum mannosilyticum:
- a CDS encoding ribonuclease J gives MTPEIKNALLGSSPSKQEEKTAPPSQPRQKKVNKAAAAPKPKASAKKEKPVQKKEGKAKEQAKQQPRQSAKQGKEKSAGTGRQRNPRGKQDKRSRIPAKDQKPVRIYYLGGLNEIGKNMTLFECGDDMFIVDCGLAFPDDDMLGVDLVIPDFTFVERNKDKIRGVVLTHGHEDHIGSLPYLLKQINVPVYGTRLTLGLVEGKLREHGILNKAKLNVIHPGDVVQMGCMSVEAIHVNHSIPDAVAFAIRTPSGTIVMTGDFKIDCTPIQGEMIDLARFAELGKEGVLALMADSTNAERPGYTKSERSVGESFDALFKKAEHRRIIIATFASNVHRVQQIIDAAVHYGRKVAVSGRSMVNVVNIGMELGYLSVPDGVLVDIDVLNRYPKDQVVIITTGSQGEPMSALTRMAMSDHRKVVVGPDDYIIISANPIPGNEKTVGHVVNELMKHGCEVVYEKMYEVHVSGHACQEELKIMLGIVKPKFFIPVHGEQKHLHKHMVLAKGMGIPADHILISEIGKVVELTPNSMKVVGTVPAGRVLVDGLGVGDVGSIVLRDRKHLAEDGLIVVVASIDAESGFVVSGPDIVSRGFVYVRESEMLMDDAKRLVRRVLEDCADKNVREWGTIKNRVREDLSRLLYERTKRSPMILPIIMEV, from the coding sequence GTGACACCTGAAATTAAAAATGCCCTTTTAGGGTCAAGTCCTTCCAAGCAGGAGGAAAAAACAGCGCCGCCCTCTCAGCCGAGGCAAAAGAAGGTGAACAAGGCCGCGGCTGCTCCTAAGCCCAAAGCATCGGCTAAGAAGGAAAAGCCCGTTCAGAAAAAAGAGGGGAAGGCAAAGGAGCAGGCAAAACAGCAGCCCAGGCAATCGGCAAAACAGGGCAAGGAGAAGAGTGCTGGTACAGGCCGGCAAAGGAATCCCCGTGGGAAACAGGACAAGCGGTCCCGAATCCCGGCAAAGGATCAAAAGCCGGTGCGGATTTATTATCTGGGCGGTTTAAATGAGATCGGCAAAAACATGACGCTCTTTGAATGCGGGGACGATATGTTTATCGTGGACTGCGGTCTGGCCTTTCCGGATGACGATATGTTGGGCGTGGATCTGGTCATCCCGGACTTTACGTTTGTAGAGCGGAACAAGGATAAGATCCGCGGCGTGGTATTGACCCACGGCCACGAGGACCATATCGGTTCTTTGCCTTATCTGCTTAAGCAGATCAACGTCCCAGTGTACGGCACCCGTTTGACGTTGGGATTGGTAGAGGGCAAACTGCGGGAACACGGCATATTAAACAAGGCCAAACTCAATGTGATCCATCCGGGCGACGTGGTACAGATGGGGTGCATGTCGGTGGAGGCTATCCACGTCAACCACTCCATCCCCGACGCGGTGGCATTTGCCATCCGGACGCCGTCAGGCACCATTGTCATGACCGGTGACTTTAAAATCGATTGCACTCCTATCCAAGGGGAGATGATCGATCTGGCTCGTTTTGCCGAGCTGGGTAAGGAAGGCGTCCTGGCCCTGATGGCCGACTCCACCAATGCTGAACGTCCGGGATACACCAAGTCGGAACGTTCGGTGGGCGAGAGTTTTGACGCTCTTTTTAAAAAAGCTGAACATCGCCGTATCATCATCGCGACCTTTGCTTCCAACGTGCACCGCGTCCAGCAGATCATCGATGCGGCAGTGCATTACGGCCGGAAAGTAGCTGTGTCAGGCCGCAGCATGGTCAATGTGGTCAACATCGGCATGGAACTGGGGTACCTCAGTGTGCCCGACGGCGTGCTGGTGGATATCGATGTTTTAAACCGTTATCCCAAGGATCAAGTGGTGATAATCACCACCGGCAGCCAAGGGGAACCCATGTCGGCCTTGACCCGAATGGCTATGTCGGATCACCGCAAGGTTGTGGTGGGTCCGGACGATTATATTATTATTTCAGCAAACCCCATCCCCGGCAACGAAAAGACGGTGGGGCATGTGGTCAACGAGCTGATGAAACACGGCTGTGAAGTTGTGTATGAAAAGATGTATGAAGTGCATGTGTCGGGCCATGCCTGCCAGGAGGAACTGAAGATCATGTTGGGCATTGTAAAGCCCAAGTTCTTCATTCCTGTCCATGGCGAGCAAAAGCACCTGCATAAGCACATGGTTCTGGCCAAAGGGATGGGAATCCCTGCCGACCATATCCTGATCTCTGAAATCGGCAAAGTGGTGGAACTGACTCCCAACAGCATGAAGGTAGTGGGTACTGTTCCAGCCGGCCGAGTGCTGGTGGATGGCCTTGGCGTAGGCGATGTGGGAAGCATCGTGTTGCGTGACCGCAAACATCTGGCGGAAGACGGTCTTATTGTAGTGGTGGCCTCCATCGACGCCGAGTCGGGATTTGTAGTGTCCGGGCCGGACATTGTATCCCGAGGCTTTGTGTACGTCCGGGAGTCGGAGATGCTTATGGACGATGCCAAACGTCTGGTTCGCCGCGTGCTGGAGGACTGTGCGGACAAAAACGTCCGGGAATGGGGTACGATTAAAAACAGGGTACGGGAGGATTTATCGCGCCTGCTGTACGAGCGCACCAAACGCAGTCCTATGATCCTGCCGATTATTATGGAGGTCTGA
- a CDS encoding sugar phosphate nucleotidyltransferase, with the protein MKAVIMAGGEGSRLRPLTCDTPKPMTRLCGRPVLAYILDLLARHGFDEAAVTLRYLPDAVTNWLEEGVWHTKNREVKLHFIEEDRPLGTAGGVKHAADWYDDSFLVISGDALTDFDLSAAMKFHKEKRAAATLLVKQVKDPREYGLVNYDEENRITGFLEKPGWSQASTNTANTGIYILDPSVLTLIPEGKSYDFGKQLFPLMLQKGLPLFAFPCDGYWCDIGDLDTYLSCQQDILMGKVSCTLPRQEEDGIYCSGNMPEGNYQLVPPVYIGESVTIGSGAVVGPGSVLDDRCSVGKGASIKSSVMLPGSYAGDRSSLCGALLGPAASVKRAGSMFEASAAGAGSVVGERATVMPGVRIWPGKQVEDGLVLRENLKFGSLHIELFDDEGIAGETGVEVTPEFCARLGVAIGSLVPSGRVAVSYSADQGSKCLCQALISGILSTGAGVLDFGMGFEAELRYLTGFYEAQLGIFLSGGLKTRIAVLEKNGLPLTRGLERDLESKMQRGEFKRCSWEDIQSASVLQGGQITYQKELMSQAPEGLSGLSAGIKSACRQAGEVLKQTLKQLGCGQGGLQFHIGNSGRTAAVFGEEVGYVWPEKVLALCCLDAFEQGMDVALPSDAPRVINYLAQRYDRQVLRYLDCPVEGCDQEARELAGKQPWVRDGLMMTVRLLNLMKRRGCSLAELLKELPSFAVSSRSVVCRGNPGEVMRSLSEAERGHRLSSEEGILLPVGDGQVLVRPSSRGKSLRLQAEAESYETANELCGGLERLLFLHMKQTKERG; encoded by the coding sequence ATGAAAGCAGTAATTATGGCGGGAGGAGAGGGAAGTCGATTGCGTCCCTTGACGTGCGACACACCCAAACCCATGACACGGTTGTGCGGACGTCCTGTCCTGGCCTATATTCTGGATCTGCTGGCGCGTCATGGATTTGACGAGGCAGCAGTCACCCTCCGGTATCTGCCCGACGCGGTTACCAATTGGCTGGAGGAAGGCGTCTGGCACACCAAAAATCGGGAAGTAAAGCTGCATTTTATAGAAGAGGACCGCCCTCTTGGGACAGCCGGCGGAGTCAAACACGCCGCCGATTGGTACGACGACAGTTTCCTGGTCATCAGCGGAGATGCCTTGACCGATTTTGACCTGTCGGCCGCCATGAAGTTCCACAAGGAAAAGCGTGCGGCAGCCACATTGTTGGTCAAACAGGTCAAGGATCCCAGGGAGTATGGCCTGGTAAACTACGACGAGGAGAACCGTATCACCGGCTTCCTGGAGAAACCCGGATGGTCCCAGGCCAGCACGAATACCGCCAACACTGGGATTTATATTTTGGATCCCAGCGTGCTGACCCTTATTCCCGAGGGCAAGTCCTACGATTTTGGAAAACAGCTTTTCCCTCTGATGCTGCAAAAGGGACTGCCGCTTTTTGCCTTCCCCTGCGACGGATACTGGTGTGACATCGGGGATTTGGACACGTATCTCTCTTGCCAACAGGACATCTTGATGGGAAAGGTATCCTGTACACTGCCCCGCCAAGAGGAGGATGGAATCTACTGTAGCGGCAACATGCCGGAGGGGAATTATCAATTGGTGCCTCCCGTGTATATCGGAGAAAGCGTCACCATCGGTTCCGGAGCGGTAGTAGGTCCAGGATCGGTGCTGGATGACCGATGCAGCGTGGGAAAAGGGGCCAGCATCAAGTCGTCGGTCATGCTGCCGGGATCTTATGCGGGGGATCGATCCTCTCTGTGCGGAGCCCTGTTGGGACCGGCCGCATCGGTCAAACGAGCGGGATCGATGTTTGAGGCGTCGGCTGCCGGTGCAGGAAGCGTGGTAGGCGAACGTGCAACCGTCATGCCCGGCGTGCGCATCTGGCCGGGAAAACAGGTGGAAGACGGCCTGGTACTCCGGGAGAATCTGAAATTTGGATCGCTTCACATCGAGCTGTTTGACGATGAAGGAATCGCCGGTGAAACCGGAGTGGAAGTCACCCCGGAATTCTGTGCGCGGCTGGGAGTGGCCATCGGCAGCCTGGTGCCGTCCGGACGGGTGGCGGTTTCCTACAGTGCCGATCAAGGAAGCAAATGCCTCTGTCAGGCGCTGATATCAGGGATTTTATCCACAGGAGCCGGGGTGCTGGACTTCGGCATGGGATTTGAAGCAGAACTGCGTTATCTCACAGGCTTCTACGAGGCACAGCTGGGAATTTTCCTGTCCGGAGGGCTCAAAACCCGTATTGCCGTCCTGGAGAAAAACGGGCTTCCTTTGACCCGTGGGCTGGAGAGGGATCTGGAAAGCAAAATGCAGCGGGGGGAATTCAAACGATGCAGTTGGGAAGATATCCAAAGTGCGTCGGTTCTCCAAGGCGGACAGATCACTTATCAAAAGGAACTGATGTCCCAAGCGCCGGAAGGGCTTTCCGGACTGTCTGCTGGAATCAAATCGGCCTGCCGTCAAGCGGGGGAAGTGCTCAAGCAGACGTTAAAACAGTTGGGATGCGGGCAAGGGGGACTTCAGTTCCACATCGGCAATTCCGGACGGACAGCAGCGGTATTCGGGGAAGAGGTGGGATACGTCTGGCCGGAGAAGGTGTTGGCACTGTGCTGTCTGGATGCCTTTGAACAGGGCATGGACGTGGCTCTCCCCAGCGATGCACCCCGTGTCATCAACTATTTGGCCCAGCGATATGACCGGCAGGTGCTGCGTTATCTGGATTGTCCGGTAGAAGGATGCGACCAGGAGGCACGCGAGCTGGCTGGAAAACAGCCGTGGGTACGGGATGGGCTCATGATGACGGTGAGGCTGTTAAACCTGATGAAGCGGCGGGGATGCTCTTTGGCGGAACTGTTAAAGGAATTGCCTTCCTTTGCCGTATCATCCCGATCGGTGGTATGCCGGGGAAATCCGGGAGAGGTAATGCGCAGTCTGTCGGAGGCCGAGCGAGGGCATCGTTTGTCCAGCGAAGAAGGGATCCTTTTGCCGGTGGGAGACGGACAGGTATTGGTACGTCCTTCCAGCCGGGGGAAGAGCCTGCGTCTTCAGGCCGAAGCTGAGAGCTACGAAACCGCCAACGAATTATGCGGGGGTCTGGAACGGTTGCTGTTTTTGCACATGAAGCAGACAAAAGAAAGAGGATAA
- the rnhA gene encoding ribonuclease HI — translation MKHVDIFTDGACSGNPGPGGYGAILRFKGVERELSGGDKHTTNNRMELTAAIVALSALREPCDVTLYSDSKYLIDAVTKGWAKGWKARGWKKGDGKPALNPDLWEQLLTLLDKHQVELVWVKGHANHPENERCDQLAVTASKNV, via the coding sequence ATGAAACATGTGGACATTTTTACAGACGGCGCTTGTTCCGGCAATCCAGGTCCCGGCGGATACGGCGCTATTTTGCGGTTCAAAGGGGTAGAACGGGAACTCTCCGGCGGGGATAAGCATACAACCAACAACCGTATGGAGTTGACCGCCGCCATCGTCGCTCTTTCGGCTCTCCGGGAACCCTGCGACGTCACCCTTTACAGCGATTCCAAATATCTCATCGACGCCGTCACCAAGGGTTGGGCCAAGGGTTGGAAGGCCCGCGGATGGAAAAAAGGCGATGGCAAACCCGCTTTGAATCCTGATCTTTGGGAACAGCTTTTGACGCTCTTGGACAAGCATCAGGTAGAATTGGTATGGGTCAAAGGCCACGCCAATCATCCGGAGAACGAACGCTGTGATCAATTGGCTGTAACTGCTTCTAAAAATGTGTAA
- the nifS gene encoding cysteine desulfurase NifS has protein sequence MMTRIVYADNAATTSTAPSVVKAMLPYFTELYGNPSSLYTVGQEAREGVDHARQQVADAIGALSSEIFFTSGGSEADNWAIKGIAHALAAKGKKHLITSAFEHHAVLHSMEALQKEGFEVTLLPVYENGLVKPQDVADAIRPDTALVSIMYANNEIGTIQPIPEIGAICREKGVLFHTDAVQAIGMVDIDVKAQNIDLLSLSGHKFHGPKGIGALYCRRGLRFPNLIDGGAQELNRRAGTENVPGIVGLGAAIQEATADIPGRTARIQAMRDRLIDGVLQIPRSRLNGDRQHRLAGNANFCFEGIEGESLLLMLDAKGIAASSGSACTSGSLDPSHVLLAIGLPHEIAHGSLRISLSDVNTEEDVDAILEALPPIVERLRAMSPLWERIVQNQS, from the coding sequence ATTATGACTCGCATCGTTTATGCTGATAACGCCGCCACCACCAGTACCGCTCCTTCGGTGGTCAAGGCAATGCTTCCTTATTTCACCGAGCTTTATGGCAATCCCTCTAGTTTATATACTGTCGGTCAGGAGGCCCGGGAGGGGGTGGATCATGCCCGCCAACAGGTAGCTGATGCCATCGGCGCCCTTTCCTCTGAGATTTTCTTTACATCGGGCGGTTCCGAGGCCGATAACTGGGCCATCAAAGGGATAGCCCATGCCCTGGCTGCAAAGGGGAAAAAGCATCTGATTACCAGCGCCTTTGAACATCACGCAGTGCTCCACTCCATGGAAGCCCTCCAGAAGGAAGGCTTTGAAGTCACTTTACTGCCTGTGTATGAAAACGGTTTGGTAAAGCCTCAGGATGTGGCAGATGCCATCCGTCCCGATACCGCTCTGGTCAGCATTATGTATGCCAACAATGAAATCGGCACCATTCAGCCTATCCCAGAGATCGGCGCCATCTGCCGCGAGAAAGGCGTACTGTTCCATACAGACGCAGTCCAGGCCATCGGCATGGTGGACATCGACGTCAAGGCGCAGAATATCGATCTGCTGTCCCTTTCGGGCCATAAGTTCCACGGTCCCAAAGGGATCGGCGCATTGTATTGCCGCCGTGGACTGCGTTTCCCCAACCTCATCGATGGCGGCGCTCAAGAGCTCAACCGCCGTGCCGGTACTGAAAACGTCCCGGGTATTGTAGGATTGGGCGCTGCTATCCAGGAGGCTACCGCTGATATTCCAGGCCGCACCGCTCGCATCCAGGCCATGCGCGACCGTTTGATCGACGGCGTGTTGCAAATCCCCCGTTCCCGTCTGAACGGCGACCGTCAACATCGTCTGGCCGGCAACGCCAACTTCTGTTTTGAGGGCATTGAGGGAGAATCCCTCCTCCTGATGCTGGATGCCAAAGGCATCGCCGCTTCCTCAGGATCGGCCTGTACATCGGGTTCCCTGGATCCCAGCCACGTATTGCTGGCCATTGGACTGCCCCATGAAATTGCTCATGGTTCTTTGCGTATCAGCCTGAGCGACGTCAATACAGAAGAAGATGTCGACGCTATCTTAGAGGCTCTTCCGCCCATTGTAGAGCGGCTGCGGGCCATGTCCCCTCTCTGGGAACGCATTGTACAAAATCAGTCGTAA
- the nifU gene encoding Fe-S cluster assembly scaffold protein NifU, which produces MAYSEKVMDHFSNPRNVGEIVDADGVGEVGNPKCGDIMKMYIKVDGDVITDVKFKTFGCGAAIATSSMATELVKGKTIQEALQLTNKAVMEALDGLPPVKVHCSVLAEQAIKSAISDYYTRKGIDPTPIVGPIEDCEACHLH; this is translated from the coding sequence ATGGCATACAGTGAAAAGGTTATGGATCATTTCTCCAACCCTCGTAACGTAGGCGAGATCGTGGATGCCGACGGTGTCGGCGAAGTGGGAAATCCCAAGTGCGGTGACATTATGAAGATGTACATCAAAGTCGACGGCGACGTTATCACCGATGTAAAGTTCAAGACCTTTGGTTGTGGTGCAGCCATCGCCACCAGCTCTATGGCGACCGAGCTGGTTAAAGGCAAGACTATCCAGGAAGCTCTCCAGTTGACCAACAAGGCTGTAATGGAGGCTTTAGACGGTCTTCCTCCTGTAAAGGTTCACTGCTCGGTACTGGCCGAACAGGCCATCAAGTCGGCCATTTCAGATTACTATACCCGAAAAGGTATTGACCCCACCCCCATTGTAGGCCCCATTGAGGACTGTGAAGCCTGTCATCTGCACTAA
- a CDS encoding HAD family hydrolase, which translates to MTTHQPLAVFDLDGTLNRTDLFSVPAHQQTLQEFGVPEETCTREFILSAYGMRWEDYMELFLPGRDLETKRQYIRRVSQLEDASMKTLARYYDGVPEMLDALHQAGIQTAVCSNASIRYITAVLNALRLMDRIDHIQHLVDGLDKCATLGLLLDRLEPSKAAMVGDRVFDVEAAKANHVPSIGCLYGFNPSEASKADYTVRSVPEITPILLRLLG; encoded by the coding sequence ATGACGACACATCAGCCTTTGGCTGTCTTTGACCTGGACGGTACTTTAAACCGTACTGATCTTTTTTCTGTACCCGCCCATCAACAGACGCTCCAGGAATTTGGCGTTCCGGAAGAGACCTGCACGCGGGAATTCATTCTGTCCGCCTACGGTATGCGGTGGGAGGACTACATGGAACTTTTCCTTCCTGGCCGGGATCTTGAAACAAAACGGCAGTATATCCGCCGGGTATCCCAGCTGGAAGATGCCTCTATGAAAACCTTAGCCCGGTACTACGACGGCGTCCCTGAGATGCTGGATGCCCTTCATCAGGCGGGAATCCAAACCGCTGTATGTTCCAATGCGTCTATCCGGTATATCACAGCCGTCCTGAACGCCCTGCGTCTTATGGATCGCATCGATCACATCCAGCATCTGGTGGATGGCCTGGACAAATGTGCCACCTTAGGACTCTTGCTGGACCGACTTGAGCCATCCAAAGCAGCTATGGTGGGGGACCGCGTTTTTGATGTCGAAGCTGCTAAGGCCAATCACGTCCCTTCTATAGGCTGCCTCTATGGATTTAATCCATCGGAGGCCTCCAAAGCCGATTATACCGTCCGGTCCGTCCCAGAGATAACTCCTATTTTGCTTCGTCTTTTGGGATAG
- the ftsZ gene encoding cell division protein FtsZ — MPFEFANDLELTQIKVVGVGGGGGNAVNRMITTGMQGVEFISINTDHQALSRSQATHKIQIGTKLTGGKGAGSNPEKGQRAAEESREEIADALKGTDMVFIAAGMGGGTGTGAAPVIAEVAREQGILTVGIVTKPFSFEGRRRMQQAEEGISALREHVDSLVVIPNERLKTVSEQRFSLADAFVMADDVLRHGVQSISDLIKVPGIINLDFADVTAVMKDAGYAHMGLGEAVGKEKAEQAAQMAVSSPLLETSINGAKGVIINITSSPDIDLGDVDRASSMIAKAAHPDANIIFGVAFDDTMEDTMRITVIATGFDTPPSMDTSPAPAVKNEAAPKDEPQKKEPSAEDEGFFDIMALFDKRRD; from the coding sequence ATGCCCTTTGAGTTTGCCAATGATTTAGAATTAACCCAGATCAAGGTGGTGGGTGTCGGAGGCGGCGGCGGGAACGCCGTCAACCGGATGATTACCACCGGGATGCAGGGAGTGGAGTTTATCTCCATCAATACAGACCATCAAGCCCTTTCCCGCTCGCAAGCGACCCATAAAATTCAGATCGGCACCAAGCTGACTGGCGGCAAAGGCGCCGGCTCCAATCCGGAAAAAGGCCAGCGTGCAGCAGAAGAGAGCCGTGAGGAAATTGCCGATGCTTTGAAGGGCACGGATATGGTATTTATCGCCGCAGGTATGGGCGGCGGCACGGGTACAGGTGCAGCACCTGTCATCGCCGAGGTGGCCCGTGAACAGGGGATCCTGACGGTGGGTATTGTGACAAAACCTTTCTCCTTTGAAGGCCGTCGCAGGATGCAGCAGGCCGAGGAAGGCATTTCCGCTCTGAGAGAACATGTAGACTCTCTGGTGGTTATTCCAAATGAACGGTTAAAGACGGTATCGGAGCAGCGATTCTCTTTGGCGGATGCGTTTGTCATGGCTGATGATGTGCTGCGTCACGGTGTGCAGAGCATTTCAGATCTGATTAAAGTGCCCGGTATCATCAACTTGGACTTTGCCGATGTTACCGCTGTCATGAAGGACGCTGGCTATGCCCATATGGGCCTGGGTGAGGCCGTAGGCAAAGAGAAGGCCGAACAAGCTGCTCAGATGGCTGTATCCAGCCCGTTGCTTGAGACCTCCATCAACGGCGCCAAGGGCGTTATTATCAATATCACTTCCTCGCCGGATATTGATTTGGGTGATGTTGACCGGGCCTCTTCCATGATTGCCAAAGCGGCCCATCCGGATGCCAATATCATCTTCGGCGTAGCCTTTGATGATACGATGGAAGATACGATGCGGATTACCGTCATTGCCACCGGATTTGATACACCTCCTTCTATGGATACGAGCCCTGCTCCTGCAGTTAAAAATGAAGCGGCTCCAAAGGACGAGCCTCAGAAGAAAGAACCTTCGGCAGAAGATGAAGGGTTCTTTGACATTATGGCTTTGTTTGATAAACGCAGAGACTAA
- a CDS encoding small basic family protein has protein sequence MTVILLLAGLCAGIVLGLIFPGFIPAQFTTYVAVGLLAGLDTLLGGLNAYTKRQFRWKIFLSGFIFNTILAVLLTWFGNLLSLDLYLAAVVVFGTRIFHNLAELRRMLLHSSQKNDKLDV, from the coding sequence ATGACGGTTATTTTATTGCTGGCAGGGCTTTGTGCAGGAATTGTGTTGGGACTCATTTTCCCAGGTTTTATCCCAGCCCAGTTTACCACTTATGTGGCGGTTGGCTTGCTCGCCGGACTGGATACCTTATTAGGTGGATTAAACGCTTATACAAAGCGACAATTCCGATGGAAAATCTTTTTGAGTGGATTTATTTTTAACACAATTCTGGCAGTTTTGCTGACCTGGTTCGGCAATTTGCTGAGTTTGGACCTGTATTTAGCAGCAGTAGTGGTGTTTGGAACAAGAATTTTTCATAACTTGGCCGAGTTGAGAAGAATGTTATTGCATTCTTCACAAAAAAATGATAAATTAGATGTATAA
- a CDS encoding DUF881 domain-containing protein: MQTNPKEDKPLTKPAHRMAMVLALMLVLMVVGFLVTLQIRSVSQNKITQNAADHNRTETMQQDLNDALQKVDDLQTQLARARADLEDLRKACGDSDDTAKVLEEQLETAERLAGLTELSGPGIVVTIQDKTQVGEDAEENPEKYMVHEEDLLRIVNELFASSAEALSINDERMVATSEIRCAGTTVSINNKRYGPPFVIQAIGDPAVLEYALTMRGGIVDVLSPYIDITVEKKDNIVIPAYHGDTELALAD, from the coding sequence TTGCAAACAAATCCTAAGGAGGACAAGCCGCTTACAAAACCAGCGCATAGAATGGCTATGGTATTGGCGCTGATGCTGGTATTGATGGTGGTTGGTTTTCTGGTAACTCTTCAGATCCGCAGCGTCAGCCAGAATAAGATTACCCAGAACGCTGCCGACCACAATCGGACAGAAACCATGCAGCAGGATTTAAACGACGCCCTTCAAAAAGTGGACGATCTGCAAACACAACTGGCGCGGGCGCGGGCTGATCTGGAAGATCTGCGGAAAGCTTGCGGTGATTCTGATGATACAGCTAAGGTTCTGGAGGAGCAACTGGAAACTGCTGAACGTCTGGCTGGATTAACAGAGTTAAGTGGTCCTGGTATTGTGGTGACCATCCAGGATAAGACCCAGGTTGGGGAGGACGCTGAAGAAAATCCGGAGAAGTACATGGTACACGAGGAAGATTTGCTTCGCATTGTCAATGAACTGTTTGCCTCCAGTGCGGAGGCACTGTCCATCAACGATGAACGCATGGTGGCGACTTCAGAAATCCGCTGTGCCGGCACTACAGTAAGCATCAATAACAAACGTTATGGTCCGCCCTTTGTCATCCAAGCCATCGGAGATCCCGCTGTGTTAGAATATGCTTTGACCATGCGTGGCGGCATCGTGGACGTGCTCTCTCCTTACATCGATATCACAGTGGAGAAAAAGGACAATATTGTGATCCCAGCCTATCATGGGGATACCGAATTGGCCTTGGCTGACTGA